One Pseudomonas sp. C27(2019) DNA window includes the following coding sequences:
- a CDS encoding DUF2897 family protein, whose amino-acid sequence MSWYIWLIIILVFGSLIAGLLRLRNSADEMPIDKHKLELMRKNNAEMQIADRLQDD is encoded by the coding sequence ATGTCTTGGTATATTTGGTTAATCATCATCCTCGTGTTTGGTTCGCTTATTGCTGGCTTACTGCGTTTACGCAATAGCGCAGATGAAATGCCGATCGATAAACACAAGCTAGAATTAATGCGTAAAAACAATGCCGAAATGCAAATAGCAGATCGTCTACAAGACGACTAG
- the tusB gene encoding sulfurtransferase complex subunit TusB: MTTLHILNASPALTAQLSSCLRVLSAGDGIVLCGEAVQALRAGSAAAEQLRDCDRAFHLYALEEDVSARAVDSADMPVSMLDYPAFVALCVDYPRVISWT; this comes from the coding sequence ATGACAACCTTACATATTTTAAATGCCTCACCAGCACTTACGGCACAACTGAGCAGTTGCTTGCGCGTGCTTTCTGCTGGTGATGGAATTGTTCTGTGCGGTGAAGCGGTGCAGGCCTTGCGCGCTGGCAGTGCAGCGGCTGAGCAATTGCGGGACTGTGATCGTGCGTTCCACTTATATGCGCTAGAGGAAGATGTGTCGGCACGAGCGGTTGATAGTGCTGATATGCCAGTATCCATGCTCGATTATCCGGCCTTTGTTGCATTGTGCGTTGATTACCCGCGGGTCATCAGTTGGACATGA
- a CDS encoding DUF2897 family protein has translation MPWYIWLLIALVFGSVAGSLLLLRDTADKMPISEDKLKIMQQRNAELEAQKRKKEL, from the coding sequence ATGCCTTGGTATATCTGGTTATTAATTGCTCTGGTGTTTGGCTCAGTTGCTGGCAGCCTACTGCTGCTGCGTGATACAGCGGATAAAATGCCTATCAGTGAAGACAAGCTGAAAATAATGCAACAGCGCAATGCTGAGCTTGAAGCACAAAAACGCAAAAAAGAGCTTTAA
- a CDS encoding high-affinity branched-chain amino acid ABC transporter permease LivM produces the protein MRLYIKSAIISAVVVLVLSAVLLGVRLTQVGTELTLVGAEPAVLWKIFAASALIFFYNLFRDQVERVLGLMPKPTLSAGLREISQRQFIQRLLWCFIIAAALIFPFLGSRSQIDLATLVLIYVMLGLGLNIVVGLAGLLDLGYVGFYAVGAYTYAMLAMYFGVGFWTGLVAAGIMAAFFGFILGFPVLRLRGDYLAIVTLGFGEIIRILLNNFTELTGGPRGIGNIPKPTLFNLEFSRRASEGTQTFHEFFGIAFNSTHRVMFLYLLALVLVLITVFVINRLIRMPIGRAWEAMREDEIACRALGMNPTNIKLSAFTIGATFAGFAGSFFAARQGFISPESFTFIESAIILAIVVLGGMGSQIGVILAAIVMTVLPEMAREFNEYRMLLFGLMMVLMMIWRPQGLLPMKRPHLELQQ, from the coding sequence ATGCGTTTATATATTAAATCAGCCATTATTTCTGCAGTTGTTGTACTCGTTTTAAGCGCCGTACTGTTAGGTGTGCGCTTAACTCAAGTGGGTACTGAGTTGACCTTAGTTGGCGCTGAGCCTGCGGTACTGTGGAAGATTTTTGCCGCCAGCGCACTGATCTTTTTCTATAACCTGTTTCGTGATCAAGTCGAACGCGTACTTGGGTTGATGCCCAAACCCACCCTGTCTGCGGGCCTGCGTGAAATCAGCCAGCGCCAGTTTATTCAACGCCTGCTGTGGTGCTTTATTATAGCAGCAGCACTGATTTTTCCATTCCTCGGTTCGCGCAGCCAAATTGACTTGGCAACCTTGGTACTGATCTATGTGATGCTGGGTTTAGGTCTGAACATTGTGGTCGGCTTAGCTGGCTTGCTGGATCTGGGTTACGTTGGCTTCTACGCAGTGGGTGCTTACACCTACGCCATGTTAGCAATGTATTTTGGTGTGGGCTTTTGGACAGGCTTAGTCGCTGCAGGGATTATGGCGGCGTTTTTTGGTTTTATATTAGGCTTCCCAGTGTTACGGCTGCGCGGAGACTATCTAGCCATTGTCACCTTAGGCTTCGGTGAGATCATCCGCATCTTACTGAATAACTTTACCGAATTGACTGGCGGCCCACGTGGCATTGGCAATATTCCAAAACCAACACTGTTTAATTTAGAGTTCAGTCGCCGCGCCAGTGAAGGCACACAAACCTTTCATGAGTTTTTCGGCATTGCCTTTAACTCAACGCACCGCGTGATGTTTCTCTATTTGCTGGCGCTGGTTCTAGTTTTGATCACCGTATTTGTGATTAACCGGTTAATCCGCATGCCGATTGGTCGGGCCTGGGAAGCCATGCGCGAAGATGAAATTGCTTGCCGTGCCTTGGGCATGAACCCCACCAATATTAAGCTCAGCGCCTTCACCATTGGTGCTACCTTTGCCGGTTTTGCCGGCAGCTTTTTTGCTGCGCGACAAGGTTTTATCAGCCCTGAGTCATTTACATTTATTGAGTCGGCGATCATTTTAGCCATTGTGGTGCTCGGTGGTATGGGCTCACAAATCGGCGTTATTCTCGCCGCTATTGTGATGACAGTACTACCAGAAATGGCCCGTGAGTTTAATGAATACCGCATGCTGCTATTCGGCTTGATGATGGTCTTAATGATGATTTGGCGACCGCAAGGCTTGCTACCGATGAAGCGTCCGCATCTAGAGTTACAACAATGA
- a CDS encoding class II fumarate hydratase, with protein MSRTETDSLGAIEVPANAYWGAQTQRSKQNFAIGSQPMPLAVVHALAQVKKAAARVNARLGELPEEIAALIEQAADEVISGQLNEHFPLAVWQTGSGTQSNMNVNEVIAGRANEIAGQGRGGKSPVHPNDHVNRAQSSNDCFPTAMHIAALQAIEHDLFPAVKILRDGINEKAEHYADLVKTGRTHMMDATPVTFGQELSAFVAQLDYATRAIQATLPAVAELAQGGTAVGTGLNANANFAENIAHELASATKLQLTSAPNKFAALAGHEPLVSLSGGLKTLAVALMKIANDLRLLGSGPRAGFAEVLLPANEPGSSIMPGKVNPTQCEALSMLACQVMGNDVTINIAASHGHLQLNVFKPVIIHNILESIELMADGCRNFQEHCIEGMQANEQQMADHLENGLMLVTALNRHIGYDNAAEIAKKAYEENLTLRAAAIELGLVTDEQFSQWVRPEDMLHPTPSQNKTTQGSSTPRRSWP; from the coding sequence ATGTCCCGTACAGAAACCGACAGTTTAGGTGCCATTGAGGTCCCCGCTAACGCTTACTGGGGGGCACAAACGCAGCGCTCTAAGCAAAATTTTGCAATTGGCTCTCAACCAATGCCGCTGGCCGTAGTGCATGCCTTAGCTCAAGTTAAAAAAGCCGCAGCACGAGTCAATGCTCGCTTAGGTGAACTGCCAGAAGAGATTGCTGCGCTGATCGAGCAAGCCGCTGATGAAGTAATTAGCGGTCAACTCAATGAGCACTTTCCTTTAGCGGTTTGGCAAACTGGCAGTGGCACGCAAAGCAATATGAACGTCAATGAAGTCATTGCTGGCCGCGCCAATGAAATTGCAGGCCAAGGCCGTGGCGGTAAGTCACCCGTTCACCCTAATGACCATGTAAACCGCGCGCAAAGCTCAAATGACTGTTTCCCAACCGCGATGCACATTGCGGCACTGCAAGCGATTGAGCATGACTTATTCCCAGCTGTAAAAATACTGCGTGATGGTATCAATGAAAAAGCCGAGCATTATGCTGATTTAGTCAAAACAGGCCGCACCCATATGATGGATGCCACGCCTGTAACCTTTGGCCAAGAACTCTCAGCCTTTGTTGCCCAGCTGGATTACGCTACGCGCGCCATTCAAGCAACTTTGCCCGCTGTTGCTGAGCTTGCCCAAGGTGGTACAGCAGTGGGTACAGGCCTCAATGCCAATGCTAATTTTGCCGAAAATATTGCTCATGAACTGGCCTCTGCAACCAAACTGCAGCTAACCTCTGCACCCAACAAATTTGCTGCATTAGCCGGCCACGAGCCATTAGTCAGCTTATCCGGTGGTTTAAAAACGCTGGCAGTGGCATTGATGAAAATCGCCAATGACCTACGCCTACTCGGTTCAGGACCGCGAGCAGGTTTTGCTGAAGTGCTGTTACCGGCTAACGAACCTGGTAGTTCAATTATGCCTGGCAAAGTCAACCCAACGCAGTGTGAAGCACTGTCGATGCTGGCCTGCCAAGTCATGGGCAATGATGTCACCATCAATATCGCTGCTAGCCACGGCCACCTACAGCTCAACGTATTTAAGCCAGTTATTATTCACAACATTCTTGAATCCATTGAGTTAATGGCCGATGGCTGCCGCAACTTTCAAGAGCATTGCATCGAAGGTATGCAGGCCAATGAGCAACAAATGGCCGATCACCTAGAAAATGGTTTAATGCTGGTGACCGCATTGAATCGCCATATCGGTTACGACAATGCAGCAGAAATCGCTAAAAAAGCCTACGAAGAAAACCTCACGCTGCGCGCAGCAGCCATTGAATTAGGCCTAGTGACTGATGAGCAATTTAGCCAATGGGTGCGCCCAGAGGACATGCTGCATCCCACTCCAAGCCAAAACAAAACAACCCAGGGCTCAAGCACGCCTCGTAGAAGCTGGCCATAA
- the pyrF gene encoding orotidine-5'-phosphate decarboxylase, with translation MSSPIVVALDFPSAAQALTLAERLNPQQCRVKVGKELFTRSGPHVVEHLQALGFEVFLDLKFHDIPNTTAMAVKAAAEMGVWMVNVHCSGGLKMMQACREVLEQHAGAKPLLIGVTVLTSMEQSDLAGLGLDVTPEQQVLRLAGIAEQAGLDGLVCSAQEARVLKQQWPTGQLVTPGIRPAGSAQDDQKRILTPAQAMQAGSDYLVIGRPITQAADPAQALSNILAELG, from the coding sequence ATGTCCAGTCCAATCGTTGTCGCCTTAGATTTTCCTAGTGCAGCCCAAGCTTTGACGCTTGCTGAGCGTCTAAACCCACAGCAGTGCCGTGTTAAAGTCGGTAAGGAGCTGTTCACCCGCAGTGGCCCGCATGTTGTAGAGCACCTGCAGGCATTGGGTTTTGAGGTGTTTCTTGATCTTAAATTTCATGATATTCCGAACACAACAGCGATGGCGGTCAAAGCAGCGGCTGAAATGGGTGTGTGGATGGTCAATGTGCATTGCTCTGGCGGCTTAAAAATGATGCAGGCGTGTCGTGAGGTGTTGGAGCAGCATGCAGGTGCTAAGCCGCTATTGATTGGCGTTACTGTGTTGACCAGCATGGAGCAATCTGATTTGGCTGGTCTTGGGCTAGATGTGACGCCTGAGCAGCAGGTGCTGCGTTTGGCTGGCATAGCTGAGCAAGCAGGCTTGGATGGCTTGGTTTGTTCCGCTCAAGAAGCGCGTGTTCTTAAGCAGCAGTGGCCAACAGGACAGCTGGTTACCCCTGGAATTCGCCCTGCAGGCAGCGCCCAAGATGACCAGAAACGCATTCTTACGCCCGCACAAGCAATGCAGGCGGGTTCGGATTATTTAGTCATTGGCCGCCCCATTACCCAAGCAGCTGATCCTGCACAAGCGTTAAGCAATATATTGGCAGAGCTGGGGTGA
- a CDS encoding glycosyl transferase family protein codes for MSESKEHPFAPFVRILGKGQKGSRGLTGDEAYQAMGMLLDGQVEDTQLGAFLMLLRFKEETPEELAGFTRAVRERVRAPAITVDIDWPAYAGKRRQLPWFMLAAKALANNGIRILLHGGGRHTAGRMYAEDVLDALAIASCTSWHDVAEQIESQNIAFIPLSVWMPRLQRMIDLRSTLGLRSPVHSLARLLNPLSATCGLQSVFHPGYQQVHQQANVILGDHALVIKGDGGEIEVRPDVTDQLLGAADGHAWSEEWPAQIGRQVKAPTLELERLLAVWQGDEQDLYGEQAILATMALALRGLARDREEAFSQAAQMWENRHLN; via the coding sequence ATGAGCGAATCTAAGGAACACCCTTTTGCCCCTTTTGTGCGTATTTTAGGAAAAGGGCAAAAAGGCTCACGTGGTCTAACAGGCGATGAAGCTTATCAAGCGATGGGTATGTTGCTCGATGGCCAAGTCGAAGACACGCAGCTCGGTGCTTTTTTAATGCTCTTGCGTTTTAAAGAAGAAACACCAGAAGAGCTGGCCGGCTTTACTCGTGCGGTACGTGAGCGGGTGAGGGCACCGGCGATCACAGTTGATATTGATTGGCCAGCGTACGCAGGTAAGCGCCGCCAGTTACCTTGGTTTATGTTGGCTGCCAAAGCCCTAGCTAATAATGGTATTCGCATTTTGCTGCACGGCGGAGGACGTCATACGGCTGGGCGCATGTATGCCGAAGATGTTCTTGACGCCTTAGCCATTGCTTCGTGTACCTCTTGGCATGACGTGGCTGAACAGATTGAAAGTCAAAATATTGCTTTTATACCCTTGAGCGTGTGGATGCCACGCTTGCAGCGCATGATCGATTTGCGCAGCACTTTAGGCTTGCGCTCACCCGTGCATTCATTGGCGCGCTTACTTAATCCATTGTCAGCAACGTGTGGCCTGCAGAGTGTTTTTCATCCAGGTTATCAGCAGGTGCACCAGCAAGCCAACGTCATTCTCGGCGATCATGCTTTAGTGATCAAAGGTGATGGTGGGGAAATTGAAGTACGTCCCGATGTCACTGACCAGCTGCTAGGCGCAGCGGATGGACATGCATGGAGCGAAGAGTGGCCTGCACAAATTGGCCGTCAGGTGAAAGCGCCCACTTTAGAGCTGGAGCGCTTATTAGCCGTCTGGCAGGGTGATGAACAGGACTTATATGGCGAACAAGCCATCCTCGCGACTATGGCTTTAGCTTTGCGTGGTTTAGCTCGTGATCGTGAGGAAGCGTTTAGTCAGGCTGCACAGATGTGGGAAAATCGTCATTTAAACTAA
- a CDS encoding TusE/DsrC/DsvC family sulfur relay protein, giving the protein MRADKLIIDGREIALDQDACLCNLADWSPQVAHALAEREGIELSDAHWEILYLLQQFYAQFQLSPASRALVKYVALNLGKEKGNSLYLNGLFNGMPAKLAARLAGLPKPANCF; this is encoded by the coding sequence ATGAGAGCAGATAAACTAATTATTGATGGGCGTGAAATTGCGCTCGATCAAGATGCCTGCCTGTGTAATTTAGCGGATTGGTCGCCGCAAGTGGCACATGCGCTGGCTGAGCGTGAAGGCATCGAATTAAGCGATGCGCATTGGGAAATTCTCTATCTGCTGCAGCAGTTTTACGCTCAATTTCAGTTATCACCTGCCAGCCGCGCTTTGGTTAAGTATGTCGCTCTTAACTTGGGTAAAGAGAAAGGTAACAGTCTCTATCTCAATGGTCTGTTTAACGGCATGCCTGCCAAGCTGGCCGCGCGTCTGGCCGGCTTACCAAAACCCGCTAATTGCTTTTAA
- a CDS encoding ABC transporter ATP-binding protein/permease gives MRPSSDNNYPEQHKPNWKIIAGLWPYLAEFRGRVVLAVTMLILAKVATVSTPIALKYIIDYLDQNRGADMLLWFPFMLVLAYGALRFGSTLFSEMRDAIFARVAERAMRRVSLRVFRHLHNRELAFHLDRKTGGLARDIERGTNGISFLLRFTLFNIVPTLLEIVMVTGILLVAFNVSYVLAILVSVIVFVVFSIRVTEWRTAFVREANSRDNQSNSRAIDSLLNYETVKYFNNERFEAEQYDEDLKLWEQARLKNRLSMAALNTGQAFIIGTSLIVIMAMAVSEVASGQMTLGDFTMVNAYLIQLFIPLNALGFVYREIRQSLVNVERLFALLGDKPAIEDADDAKALTVTNGAIQFCDVHFSYQPQRAILKGVNITIPAGHTVAVVGSSGAGKSTLARLLFRFYDVDSGSIRIDGQDLRHITQDSLRTAIGVVPQDTVLFNDTLYNNLAYGRPGASQAEVHHAAQQAHLEEFISNLPDGYDTKVGERGLKLSGGEKQRVAIARVLLKNPPLLILDEATSSLDSISEQAILDALNEVSRQRTTLVIAHRLSTVRDADTILVMDQGEIVESGSHNALLAHDGYYARLWLQQQHSAEGPEMA, from the coding sequence GTGCGCCCTTCCAGCGATAATAACTACCCAGAGCAACACAAACCCAACTGGAAAATCATTGCCGGCCTATGGCCCTACCTCGCTGAATTCCGAGGCCGAGTAGTCTTAGCAGTCACTATGCTAATCCTCGCTAAAGTCGCCACGGTATCGACACCAATTGCCCTCAAATACATTATCGACTACCTAGACCAAAATCGCGGTGCTGACATGCTGCTATGGTTTCCGTTTATGTTGGTTTTGGCCTATGGTGCGCTACGCTTTGGTAGCACACTATTTAGCGAGATGCGCGATGCCATCTTCGCTCGAGTTGCTGAGCGCGCCATGCGGCGAGTGTCACTGCGCGTCTTTCGTCATTTGCACAACCGTGAGCTGGCCTTTCATCTGGATCGTAAAACCGGTGGTTTAGCGCGCGACATCGAGCGCGGCACCAATGGCATCAGTTTTCTGCTGCGTTTTACTTTGTTTAATATCGTACCGACACTGCTTGAAATCGTCATGGTCACAGGCATTTTATTGGTCGCCTTTAACGTCAGCTACGTGCTCGCCATACTGGTATCGGTCATTGTATTTGTGGTGTTTTCAATTCGCGTCACCGAATGGCGTACCGCTTTTGTGCGTGAAGCTAACAGCCGCGATAATCAGTCCAACTCGCGCGCAATCGACAGCTTACTCAACTACGAAACCGTTAAGTACTTCAACAACGAACGCTTTGAAGCCGAGCAGTACGATGAAGATCTTAAACTGTGGGAGCAAGCGCGGCTAAAAAACCGCTTGTCCATGGCAGCACTCAATACCGGCCAAGCATTTATTATCGGTACCTCACTGATTGTTATCATGGCCATGGCGGTAAGTGAAGTTGCCAGCGGGCAAATGACACTGGGGGATTTCACCATGGTCAACGCCTACCTGATCCAGTTGTTTATTCCGCTGAACGCATTGGGTTTTGTCTACCGTGAGATTCGTCAGTCGCTGGTCAATGTCGAGCGCCTGTTCGCCCTGCTCGGTGATAAACCGGCGATTGAAGATGCTGATGATGCTAAAGCGCTGACGGTTACTAACGGTGCAATACAATTTTGCGATGTGCACTTCAGCTACCAGCCGCAACGGGCCATTCTAAAGGGTGTGAATATCACCATACCAGCCGGCCATACTGTGGCGGTCGTTGGCTCGAGCGGTGCTGGCAAATCAACGTTAGCACGGTTGCTATTTCGTTTTTATGATGTGGACAGTGGCAGTATCCGCATCGACGGTCAGGATTTACGGCATATCACACAAGACAGCCTGCGCACGGCCATCGGTGTTGTGCCGCAAGATACCGTGCTATTTAACGACACCTTGTACAACAATCTAGCCTACGGTCGTCCCGGCGCTAGCCAGGCTGAAGTCCATCATGCTGCCCAGCAGGCGCACCTAGAAGAGTTCATCAGTAATCTGCCTGATGGCTATGACACCAAAGTGGGTGAACGTGGACTGAAATTATCTGGCGGTGAAAAACAACGGGTTGCCATTGCCCGAGTGCTGCTGAAAAACCCACCGCTTCTGATTCTTGATGAAGCCACCTCATCGCTGGACTCTATTTCTGAACAGGCGATTTTGGATGCGTTGAACGAAGTCAGTCGTCAGCGAACGACGCTGGTGATCGCACACCGTTTATCGACCGTGCGTGACGCCGATACTATTTTAGTCATGGATCAAGGTGAGATTGTCGAAAGTGGCAGCCACAACGCGCTGCTGGCACACGACGGTTACTACGCAAGACTCTGGCTGCAACAGCAACATAGCGCTGAAGGGCCTGAAATGGCATAA
- a CDS encoding ABC transporter ATP-binding protein → MLVMNNVCTFYGKIQALHDVSIQVNRGEIVTLIGANGAGKTTLMMTLCGDPQAATGDIIYEGQPLRGKTTAQIMRMGMAIVPEGRRVFSRLTVEENLAMGAFFCDDKHVQNERLDRVLSLFPRLHERFQQRAGTMSGGEQQMLAIGRALMSEPRLLLLDEPSLGLAPIIIQQIFKILEQLRSAGVTVFLVEQNANQALKLADRGYVMEHGRIVLEDTGDNLLSNEAVRQAYLGG, encoded by the coding sequence ATGCTGGTGATGAACAATGTATGCACCTTTTACGGAAAAATTCAGGCACTGCATGACGTTTCGATTCAAGTAAACCGTGGTGAAATTGTCACCTTGATTGGTGCCAATGGCGCCGGCAAAACCACCCTGATGATGACCTTGTGTGGCGATCCGCAAGCCGCCACTGGCGATATCATTTACGAAGGTCAACCGTTGCGTGGTAAAACGACTGCGCAAATTATGCGCATGGGTATGGCGATTGTGCCGGAAGGTCGGCGCGTATTTTCACGTTTAACCGTGGAAGAGAACCTCGCCATGGGCGCTTTCTTCTGTGATGACAAGCATGTACAGAACGAGCGTTTAGATCGCGTACTGTCACTCTTCCCACGCTTGCATGAGCGTTTTCAGCAGCGCGCTGGCACCATGAGCGGTGGCGAACAGCAGATGCTGGCGATTGGCCGCGCCTTGATGAGTGAGCCGCGCTTATTGTTGCTTGATGAGCCATCGCTGGGTCTTGCACCGATCATTATCCAGCAGATTTTCAAAATTCTAGAACAGCTGCGCAGCGCTGGCGTGACAGTGTTCTTAGTTGAGCAGAACGCCAACCAAGCGTTAAAACTGGCGGACCGCGGTTATGTGATGGAACACGGTCGCATTGTTCTAGAGGATACCGGTGACAACTTACTCAGCAATGAGGCGGTGCGTCAGGCTTACTTAGGCGGCTAA
- the tusC gene encoding sulfurtransferase complex subunit TusC gives MAKSVLLISRHAPWAGVSAAEALDIALAAGAFDLPLSILFMDDGVLQLLAQQQPQTLEQKDLSANLQALPMFGIEQLYVAQQCLSQRGLADRPLALAADKLDDQQIQQLIRQHDYVVTL, from the coding sequence ATGGCCAAATCAGTCTTATTGATCAGTCGCCACGCACCCTGGGCTGGCGTCAGTGCTGCAGAAGCCCTAGACATTGCTTTAGCTGCCGGAGCCTTTGATTTGCCCTTGAGCATCTTGTTTATGGATGATGGCGTACTGCAATTGTTAGCGCAACAACAGCCGCAAACCCTTGAGCAAAAAGATCTGTCGGCCAATTTGCAAGCCTTGCCCATGTTCGGCATTGAGCAGTTGTATGTCGCGCAGCAGTGTTTAAGCCAGCGTGGTCTAGCGGATAGACCTTTAGCGCTGGCTGCGGATAAATTGGATGATCAGCAAATACAACAGCTTATTCGCCAACATGACTATGTGGTGACACTTTAA
- the tusD gene encoding sulfurtransferase complex subunit TusD, with protein sequence MKFVINVLSSSAAPSTRRALRFAQAVLAAGHEIVRVFFYQDGVLSASNNLVVAQDQQDIAQQWQAFIAEHELDAVVCIAAALRRGVLDQAEAQRFGRGAVNLAEGYQLSGLGQLHDGLQQADRLISFGGE encoded by the coding sequence ATGAAATTTGTAATTAACGTCTTGTCTTCCAGCGCTGCGCCCTCTACCCGACGTGCCTTGCGTTTTGCCCAAGCGGTGCTAGCGGCAGGGCATGAGATTGTTCGGGTGTTTTTCTATCAAGACGGTGTTTTGAGCGCATCCAACAACCTTGTGGTTGCGCAAGATCAGCAGGATATTGCCCAGCAGTGGCAAGCTTTTATTGCTGAACATGAGTTAGATGCGGTGGTTTGCATTGCTGCCGCGTTACGCCGTGGCGTGCTTGATCAAGCCGAAGCACAACGCTTTGGGCGTGGTGCGGTGAATCTTGCTGAGGGCTATCAGTTGTCCGGGCTCGGTCAGTTGCATGATGGCTTACAGCAGGCCGATCGCTTGATCAGCTTTGGAGGTGAGTGA
- the livG gene encoding high-affinity branched-chain amino acid ABC transporter ATP-binding protein LivG produces MSKNILEVSDLTMRFGGLLAVNGVGLSIKQGQIVSMIGPNGAGKTTVFNCLTGFYQPTSGKILFAGEEIQGMPGFKIARKGMIRTFQHVRLFKDMTVLENLLVAQHQHLNNSLLAGLFKTRSYRNAEQEALDNAAYWLKKVGLLDDANREAGTLAYGQQRRLEIARCMVTRPSLLMLDEPAAGLNPSETDGLKQLINDLRDNYGISVLLIEHDMKLVMDISDHITVINQGTPLAAGTPEHVRNNPAVIKAYLGEE; encoded by the coding sequence ATGAGTAAAAATATTTTAGAAGTCTCTGACTTAACCATGCGCTTTGGCGGTTTATTAGCCGTGAACGGTGTCGGCCTGAGTATTAAACAGGGTCAGATTGTTTCAATGATCGGTCCTAACGGTGCAGGAAAAACCACCGTATTTAACTGCTTAACCGGTTTTTATCAGCCCACTAGCGGTAAAATTCTCTTTGCTGGCGAAGAAATCCAAGGCATGCCTGGCTTTAAAATTGCGCGCAAAGGCATGATTCGTACCTTCCAACATGTACGTCTATTTAAAGACATGACCGTGCTAGAAAATCTACTGGTAGCGCAGCATCAGCATCTCAACAACAGCTTGCTCGCTGGCTTATTTAAAACCCGCAGTTATCGCAATGCTGAACAAGAGGCACTGGATAATGCTGCCTATTGGCTAAAAAAAGTCGGGCTTCTCGATGATGCCAACCGTGAAGCGGGCACACTCGCCTACGGCCAACAACGTCGCCTCGAAATTGCCCGCTGCATGGTAACTCGCCCTTCACTGTTAATGCTTGATGAGCCGGCCGCGGGCTTAAACCCCAGCGAAACCGATGGCCTTAAGCAGCTGATTAATGATTTACGCGACAACTATGGCATCAGTGTTTTATTGATTGAGCATGATATGAAACTGGTTATGGATATTTCTGACCACATCACCGTGATCAATCAGGGCACCCCCTTAGCCGCTGGAACGCCCGAACACGTGCGTAATAACCCTGCGGTGATTAAAGCTTATCTGGGTGAGGAATAA
- the pdxJ gene encoding pyridoxine 5'-phosphate synthase, with product MNLNKRILLGVNIDHIATVREARGTRYPDPVKAALDAEQAGADGITVHLREDRRHIQERDIRLLREVMQTPMNFEMGVTEAMLRLAEEIRPEHVCLVPETREELTTEGGLDVTAQEARIAAAVERLQVVGCDVSLFVDADEQQILAAKRVGATTIELHTGHYADAVNAAEHAVQLEIIRKAAAFALKQGLVVNAGHGLHYHNVEPIAAIAGINELNIGHAIIAHALFVGFSAAVAEMKALIVAAAARG from the coding sequence ATGAATTTGAATAAGCGTATTTTGTTGGGCGTTAATATTGATCATATTGCTACTGTGCGTGAGGCGCGTGGCACACGCTACCCTGATCCTGTTAAGGCTGCGCTGGATGCCGAGCAAGCAGGGGCGGACGGCATTACCGTACATTTGCGTGAAGATCGCCGCCATATTCAGGAGCGTGATATACGTTTGCTGCGAGAGGTGATGCAGACGCCGATGAATTTTGAAATGGGTGTCACCGAAGCGATGTTGCGACTTGCTGAAGAGATTCGCCCTGAGCATGTGTGCCTTGTGCCAGAAACCCGTGAGGAACTGACCACCGAGGGCGGTTTAGATGTGACTGCTCAGGAAGCACGCATTGCTGCTGCGGTAGAGCGTTTGCAGGTGGTGGGTTGTGATGTGTCGCTATTTGTTGATGCCGATGAGCAGCAAATTTTAGCTGCTAAGCGGGTTGGTGCGACCACCATTGAGTTGCATACCGGTCATTATGCTGATGCAGTCAACGCAGCTGAACATGCTGTGCAGTTGGAGATTATTCGTAAGGCTGCGGCCTTTGCCTTAAAACAGGGTTTAGTGGTCAACGCCGGGCATGGTTTGCACTACCATAATGTTGAGCCGATTGCTGCGATTGCAGGCATTAATGAGCTTAATATCGGCCATGCGATTATTGCGCATGCGTTGTTTGTCGGCTTTTCCGCTGCAGTTGCTGAGATGAAGGCCTTGATTGTCGCTGCAGCTGCACGCGGTTAA